The Notolabrus celidotus isolate fNotCel1 chromosome 19, fNotCel1.pri, whole genome shotgun sequence DNA window CGTCCTGTCAGAGATGTCTCAGTGGGGTGCAGGACTTGGAACATCTGAGTAGTTTAATCAGTTCATTCAAGCTTCTATTTCCAGGTGAGCAGACTTTGTGAACCTGTGGGTGATGAATTTATGTTGTTATGATGTTTGATGATTCTGTTTTCTACATCATTTTACCAGCACCGAGAGGAAAACCTGATTTATGGATGACCATCTTAGGGAGCCCCAATGCAAATGGACAAAATGTTCAGATTGCTTGCAAGGTAAATCACTTGGTCAAACTGAAACTACTGTTTACAAAAGCTTTGCATCCAAAACAGCAATATAACATCCGTACAGAAACCCTATCACACCTGATAAGATACAGCACTATCACACCTGATAAGATACAGCACTATCACACCTGATAAGATGCAGCACTATCACACCTGATAACATACAGCACTATCACACCTGATAACATACAGTACTATCACACCTGATAACATACAGCACTATCACACCTGATAAGATGCAGCACTATCACACCTGATAAGATACAGCACTATCACACCTGATAACATACAGCACTATCACACCTGATAACATACAGCACTATCACACCTGATAAGATGCAGCACTATCACACCTGATAACATACAGCACTATCACACCTGATAACATACAGCACTATCACACCTGATATACAGCACTATCACACCTGATAACATACAGCACTATCACACCTGATAACATACAGCACTATCACACCTGATAACATACAGCACTATCACACCTGATAACATATAGCACTATCACACCTGATAACATACAGCACTATCACACCTGATAAGATGCAGCACTATCACACCTGATAACATACAGCACTATCACACCTGATAACATACAGCACTATCACACCTGATATACAGCACTATCACACCTGATAACATACAGCACTATCACACCTGATAACATACAGCACTATCACACCTGATAACATACAGCACTATCACACCTGATAACATATAGCACTATCACACCTGATATACAGCACTATCACACCTGATAACATACAGCACTATCACACCTGATATACAGCACTATCACACCTGATAACATACAGCACTATCACACCTGATAACATACAGCACTATCACACCTGATAACATACAGCACTATCACACCTGATAACATATAGCACTATCACACCTGATATACAGCACTATCACACCTGATAACATACAGCACTATCACACCTGATAACATATAGCACTATCACACCTGATATACAGCACTATCACACCTGATAACATACAGCACTATCACACCTGATATACAGCACTATCACACCTGATATACAGCACTATCACACCTGATAACATACAGCACTATCACACCTGATAACATACAGCACTATCACACCTGATAACATACAGCACTATCACACCTGATAACATACAGCACTATCACACCTGAtgacaaaacactcaaaactttAACAGTTGATAACACTAAAAGTTAACCCTATGTGACACCTGTTGAAATCTCTGCCCTGAGTTTGAGGTAACAAAGGTGTGTTTCTGACAGGACCCTGTGCACTCCAATGGGAGGATCACCATGTTTTCCCTGATGATTAAGGCCCACAGAGTGACGAATGCCAGCACACAGCTGGAGAACACCACAGAGATGATCAGCAGGTCAGGAGACATCACAGTCCTCAAACAGGTCCCCATTCCTGACCATCAGTCCACCCAAGTGTTCCTCACTGCAATCAACTCTGTTGGACAATCAGAGAAGGCATTTTTAGGTGTCCCTGAGCGAGGTAAAGGTATGtgctcttcatctctctgatgTCTATATACATGATGTGATGTGATCGAAGACTGATAGACGAGCTCGGTCAGTCAGATTTGAACGGTCTCACCTGTGTGCCCTGTAATATTGTAAATGTTACTCTGTTTGTCATGCAGAGCGCCCCTCggtggaggatctgagagtgaGTTCCCAAGACGGCCGTCTACTGGTGGAGTGGAGGCTACCCAGGAGCTCAGAGGTTTCAGAGTTTGTGGTAGAGTGGGTGGGCCGCGGACAGATGGACTGGCAGAAAGAGAACAAGAgcaccacacgcacacacatcacAGGTACGAGTGTGTGTACACATCACAAAACATCATCTTTACAGGTGTTATTTATACCTTTATACATAACACCTCTACAGCTGATGACAATACATCTGTTGATCTATGGTTAAAaactgtgtatatgtgtgtgtgtgtgtaggtccTCTGGAGCCGTTTGTGTGTTACAGGGTGTCGGTGTATGTGCTGCGGTCGGGTTGGAGCAGCAAAGCAACAAGTGTGGAGGCATTTCTGAAGGAAGGAGGTGAAATAGATAAACGTTTATAAACGCTGCAGATTAAAAATCCAGATCATTACAGACGTGTAAatgcccctgtgtgtgtgtgtgtgtgtgtgtgtgtgtgtgtgtgtgtgtgtgtgtgtgtgtgtgtgtgtgtgtgtgtgcggtgtgtgtgtgcgcgtgtgtgtagCTCCTTCTGAGGCCCCCTCAGTCTCGCTTCTTGGTGTACCTGGTCATGACGGTGCTCACCTGGTCTGGACTCAGATTCCACCTGAGAGAAGTCGAGGATTTATCTCTACCTACACCATCTACTACAGGACAGGAGACGCCACCAGAGGTACCTGTCCACCTGGCTCACATTTACCTGTACACATGTCTCTAATGTCCTACCCACCTATATAGTTCAGTTACCTCATGATGTACTTCTGTTTACCTGTCCCAGCTGTGACGGTCCTGGGTAACTCCTCCTCCTACAAGCTGACCTCGCTGTCACCTGACACCACCTATGACACCTGGATCACAGCTTCCACCATCGCGGGCTCTTACAAGGGATCCACCCACTCATTCACCACGCAGAAGTATGGTGAGTGAGACACACCTGTGACACTCTGCAGGTGGTGatgcacctgaacacacacatgtacatagATATAAACTTGTAAGCAGTGCTTGGGAGTTATGGAATAAGACAAGCAGATGGACTCAATGTACACCTGTCAGATAGGTACTGAGAAGTtcacagacaggtgagacaggtgagtgTGGATTAGTTATGGAGCAGTGATATACACAaacaggtgagacaggtgagtgTGGATTAGTTATGGAGCAGTgataaacacagacaggtgagacaggtaAGTACTTATGAATCTGTAACAGTTAGTGATCAAAGCTCCTGCCACTTTAAGAAACTATTTGAACaggtaaatacaaaaatatagagATAAATATTTgtctgtaaaaaataataactgtgtgtgtgtgtgtgtgtgtgtgtgtgtgtgtgtgtgtgtgtgtgtgtgtgtgtgtgtgtgtgtgtgtgtgtgtgtgtatcagctCCTGGGGAGATCGAGGGGATTGTGGTTGGAGTCAGTTTGggcttcttgttcttcttcctgATGATCGTCCTGCTATGCTTCTACAAAAAAGATGTGTGAGTGAAAATGACAccccacgcacgcacgcacgcacgcacacacacacacacacacacacacacacacacacacacacacacacacacacacacacacacacataagcacaGTGTTCATGAGGTGTAACACCTCAGGTGCTTCTGTAGTTCTGCTGAGCTCCAAACAGTCTTGGAGTCCAGCCCCGCCTACATTGTCAGGCCCCACCCACATTATCATGCCACACCCACATTATCAGACCCCGCCCACGCTCAGATTAAACCTTGTTCTCACagatgtgttttctgtctgtgtttcaggatCAGGGAGAACTTCTGGCCTCGGATCCCTGACCCTGGAGAGAGTACCATCAAGAACTGGTCTCCAGATTATTCTCTAAAGGTCAGGACAGCGCGCACTCACCTGAGACGCCATCATACCTTTAACGTATCTATCATTGAACTCTTATTATTCTTCATGCAGCAGGTCAGTGTGGTCTCCTGTGGACAGTTAAAGCTCACTTGTAGAGGTTGAATTCATGGGTTTCACGTGACGTCACACAGCATCTGCGGCACCATCTTTAGAATCAACCTGGGAACAAATATCATTATGGTTTTCTATGTGTGATGAGTTTTAGGGCCACCTAACAGGAACAAAAGGgttaaaattaagaaaataaattaaacttctGATCAAAACAATGTTCAGTAATTTGAGTTTACATATagcctgtattttattttgaaggggaagaTCAGAAGAGCAGCTTTCTGCACGGATCATGGAGTGTCTCGTGAAGTTAACAGCTTTCATCTCTCTAGCTTTCGATTTAAACATTTATGTGCACCGGACGGCTAACGGCGCTACGCTCCTAAAGATGGCAGCGGCAACAAAAAGTCACGTTACTGAAACATATGAATAAGTGGTATAAGATAATATTCTGTCTGATGGTCTGGCCCCTCCCCCTTGCGGGCGGAGCCTCAGTTAGCGCTGTAAGTCTATAGGTTCGAGTGAATCCTGATGATATTGTGGCTCCTCCCATTGTAGGCGGACCTTCCCAGAGAGAGCTGTGTGTCGGGGATCAGCGTGCTGGATGTGGATGTGTGCGATGGGCGGAGCTTGTTTGATGAGGAGAAGGCGGGACTTCCTCTTAAGAAGGATAAGTTTCTCTCTGAGGAGCACAGCAGCGGCATCGGTGGCTCGTCATGCATGTCTTCTCCTCGCCAGAGCGTCTCAGACAGCGATGAGGGTGGGGACATGGCTGACACCACCGCCAGCACCGTGCAGTACTCCTCTGTGGTGGCCTCCAGTGGATACAAAGGTCAGACCCCCGCCCAGCCCACCCTCTTCTCTCGCTCTGAGTCCACCCAACCCCTGCTAGACTGCGAGGAAAACCCTGATACCTCAGCGCAGGAGGGCAGCAGACAGTCACAGCGCTGCAGTCGGCCTACAGGGAACAATCTCAGCCCCCAGGGGGCAGCACTGAGAGAGGAGCTTCAGCCCCTAGACTTCTGCTCCCTTCCGGAGGACGCGGAGAACAACACGCCTGCAGAGCACCAATCAGCTGCTTCCGCCTCCAGCTACATGCCCCAGCTGGGGGGGTACAGGCCTCAGTGA harbors:
- the il6st gene encoding interleukin-6 receptor subunit beta isoform X2; amino-acid sequence: MESAGQMLMLAALMLTAHAGSQNYLLTFPHPKFVRVGSNFTATCVIINRTEVTADDLYWNLSETILPREHYSKINNSAISVTFTVTSDKPEWLFCLCRNPSPNIVLNQGLYMHGIYLQKGYAVQQPPGNLSCVALQENTYISGTITCEWRDSGPQTEQDPIIYTLHVRDMTQGNYTTTTKTKAQVSLGTYPNHMNLEIWVEAKNSLGMVESEHLKEEANWFVKTNPPSDISVISEKSFPTSLLLNWTLPIDKSYFRLMYRIRFTTEGANTWTDVPQEDTSQDIQSFRLQNLQPGTKYISQVSCKNARRGHGRWSDWSNNATKWTPEAPPRGKPDLWMTILGSPNANGQNVQIACKDPVHSNGRITMFSLMIKAHRVTNASTQLENTTEMISRSGDITVLKQVPIPDHQSTQVFLTAINSVGQSEKAFLGVPERGKERPSVEDLRVSSQDGRLLVEWRLPRSSEVSEFVVEWVGRGQMDWQKENKSTTRTHITGPLEPFVCYRVSVYVLRSGWSSKATSVEAFLKEGAPSEAPSVSLLGVPGHDGAHLVWTQIPPERSRGFISTYTIYYRTGDATRAVTVLGNSSSYKLTSLSPDTTYDTWITASTIAGSYKGSTHSFTTQKYAPGEIEGIVVGVSLGFLFFFLMIVLLCFYKKDVIRENFWPRIPDPGESTIKNWSPDYSLKADLPRESCVSGISVLDVDVCDGRSLFDEEKAGLPLKKDKFLSEEHSSGIGGSSCMSSPRQSVSDSDEGGDMADTTASTVQYSSVVASSGYKGQTPAQPTLFSRSESTQPLLDCEENPDTSAQEGSRQSQRCSRPTGNNLSPQGAALREELQPLDFCSLPEDAENNTPAEHQSAASASSYMPQLGGYRPQ
- the il6st gene encoding interleukin-6 receptor subunit beta isoform X3 → MESAGQMLMLAALMLTAHAGSQNYLLTFPHPKFVRVGSNFTATCVIINRTEVTADDLYWNLSETILPREHYSKINNSAISVTFTVTSDKPEWLFCLCRNPSPNIVLNQGLYMHGIYLQKGYAVQQPPGNLSCVALQENTYISGTITCEWRDSGPQTEQDPIIYTLHVRDMTSQGNYTTTTKTKAQVSLGTYPNHMNLEIWVEAKNSLGMVESEHLKEEANWFVKTNPPSDISVISEKSFPTSLLLNWTLPIDKSYFRLMYRIRFTTEGANTWTDVPQEDTSQDIQSFRLQNLQPGTKYISQVSCKNARRGHGRWSDWSNNATKWTPEAPPRGKPDLWMTILGSPNANGQNVQIACKDPVHSNGRITMFSLMIKAHRVTNASTQLENTTEMISRSGDITVLKQVPIPDHQSTQVFLTAINSVGQSEKAFLGVPERERPSVEDLRVSSQDGRLLVEWRLPRSSEVSEFVVEWVGRGQMDWQKENKSTTRTHITGPLEPFVCYRVSVYVLRSGWSSKATSVEAFLKEGAPSEAPSVSLLGVPGHDGAHLVWTQIPPERSRGFISTYTIYYRTGDATRAVTVLGNSSSYKLTSLSPDTTYDTWITASTIAGSYKGSTHSFTTQKYAPGEIEGIVVGVSLGFLFFFLMIVLLCFYKKDVIRENFWPRIPDPGESTIKNWSPDYSLKADLPRESCVSGISVLDVDVCDGRSLFDEEKAGLPLKKDKFLSEEHSSGIGGSSCMSSPRQSVSDSDEGGDMADTTASTVQYSSVVASSGYKGQTPAQPTLFSRSESTQPLLDCEENPDTSAQEGSRQSQRCSRPTGNNLSPQGAALREELQPLDFCSLPEDAENNTPAEHQSAASASSYMPQLGGYRPQ
- the il6st gene encoding interleukin-6 receptor subunit beta isoform X1, whose protein sequence is MESAGQMLMLAALMLTAHAGSQNYLLTFPHPKFVRVGSNFTATCVIINRTEVTADDLYWNLSETILPREHYSKINNSAISVTFTVTSDKPEWLFCLCRNPSPNIVLNQGLYMHGIYLQKGYAVQQPPGNLSCVALQENTYISGTITCEWRDSGPQTEQDPIIYTLHVRDMTSQGNYTTTTKTKAQVSLGTYPNHMNLEIWVEAKNSLGMVESEHLKEEANWFVKTNPPSDISVISEKSFPTSLLLNWTLPIDKSYFRLMYRIRFTTEGANTWTDVPQEDTSQDIQSFRLQNLQPGTKYISQVSCKNARRGHGRWSDWSNNATKWTPEAPPRGKPDLWMTILGSPNANGQNVQIACKDPVHSNGRITMFSLMIKAHRVTNASTQLENTTEMISRSGDITVLKQVPIPDHQSTQVFLTAINSVGQSEKAFLGVPERGKERPSVEDLRVSSQDGRLLVEWRLPRSSEVSEFVVEWVGRGQMDWQKENKSTTRTHITGPLEPFVCYRVSVYVLRSGWSSKATSVEAFLKEGAPSEAPSVSLLGVPGHDGAHLVWTQIPPERSRGFISTYTIYYRTGDATRAVTVLGNSSSYKLTSLSPDTTYDTWITASTIAGSYKGSTHSFTTQKYAPGEIEGIVVGVSLGFLFFFLMIVLLCFYKKDVIRENFWPRIPDPGESTIKNWSPDYSLKADLPRESCVSGISVLDVDVCDGRSLFDEEKAGLPLKKDKFLSEEHSSGIGGSSCMSSPRQSVSDSDEGGDMADTTASTVQYSSVVASSGYKGQTPAQPTLFSRSESTQPLLDCEENPDTSAQEGSRQSQRCSRPTGNNLSPQGAALREELQPLDFCSLPEDAENNTPAEHQSAASASSYMPQLGGYRPQ